One Gammaproteobacteria bacterium DNA window includes the following coding sequences:
- a CDS encoding CBS domain-containing protein yields MTAPNSLITAIIDQLNRYAPFDQMAPHHLVWLVERLKVSYYAKGEVVLVPHSKPVDKFFIIKQGIILGEQEVVNAQEDIHWLELHDGECFPLGALLSNRAVTSTYRSNSDTFCFELTSDDFHELIHLSSQFQDFCTRRIANLLEQSKHVIQARYVKSSSDQQSLSSPLSAIVKHKPIFCSPATPLREVLEIMNKNGIGSMIAVDETEKSVGIFTLQDMLSRVTLPGLDLNEPLSRVMTRDPYVMSPHSFVYEAAAVMAKHGFRHILVEENGRLKGLISEKDLFSLQRISLRQISCAIRSAEDLNHLAGSAHDIRQLAQNMMAQGVAAEQLTQIISILNDLLTQRIITLELRNHPAVMEVEFCWLAMGSEGRFEQTLNTDQDNDIIFAVNHGQNTEDIRARLLPFAKQVNQALAECGIPLCGGEVMACNPKWCLSLEEWQKTFESWFYCPNPQSLLHATIFFDFRPLFGAEHLAVKLRDWLRAAAPQNPLFLRQMAENALRNQPPLGLVRDFVTGQGHTLDLKVNGITPFVDSTRIYSLAKGGAQTNTTQRLRELIEMRHITKQDADAWIESFLFIQLLRLRLHHEQYEQGFALTNKVDPDTLNNLDRRILKETFRQARKLQTKLRLDYQLS; encoded by the coding sequence TTGACTGCGCCCAATTCCCTTATCACCGCCATCATTGATCAGTTGAACCGTTACGCTCCCTTTGACCAGATGGCACCTCACCATCTCGTTTGGCTGGTTGAACGGTTGAAGGTGAGTTACTACGCCAAAGGCGAGGTGGTGCTCGTTCCGCATTCAAAGCCTGTTGATAAATTTTTCATCATCAAGCAGGGCATAATTCTCGGTGAACAAGAGGTGGTCAACGCCCAGGAAGACATTCACTGGCTGGAACTCCATGATGGTGAATGTTTTCCGCTTGGCGCGCTGCTTTCCAACCGCGCAGTGACCAGTACCTACCGTTCAAACAGCGATACCTTCTGCTTCGAGCTGACCAGCGACGATTTTCACGAACTCATTCACCTCAGCTCGCAATTCCAAGACTTCTGCACTCGACGCATCGCTAACCTGCTGGAACAGTCCAAGCACGTCATCCAGGCGCGCTACGTGAAATCAAGCAGCGATCAACAATCGCTGTCCAGTCCACTATCCGCAATCGTCAAGCACAAGCCGATTTTTTGCTCGCCAGCTACGCCGTTGCGGGAAGTGCTTGAGATCATGAATAAAAATGGCATTGGCTCGATGATTGCCGTGGACGAAACGGAAAAATCGGTCGGCATCTTCACCCTGCAAGACATGCTTTCTCGCGTAACCTTGCCGGGCCTCGACCTTAACGAACCCTTGTCGCGCGTGATGACACGCGATCCCTATGTCATGTCGCCCCACTCTTTTGTTTACGAAGCGGCGGCGGTAATGGCCAAGCATGGTTTTCGCCATATTTTGGTCGAAGAAAACGGACGACTGAAAGGATTGATCTCGGAAAAGGATTTATTTTCCCTGCAACGGATCAGCCTGCGCCAGATCAGTTGCGCCATTCGGAGCGCCGAGGATCTGAATCATCTGGCAGGATCGGCGCACGATATTCGCCAATTGGCCCAAAACATGATGGCGCAAGGCGTAGCAGCGGAGCAACTAACTCAAATCATCTCCATTCTCAATGATTTACTTACCCAGCGCATCATTACTCTTGAATTGCGTAATCATCCTGCGGTCATGGAAGTGGAATTTTGCTGGCTGGCGATGGGGTCAGAGGGACGATTTGAGCAAACCTTAAACACAGATCAGGATAATGACATCATTTTCGCCGTCAATCATGGCCAAAACACCGAAGATATCCGCGCACGTCTGCTACCCTTCGCCAAGCAGGTTAATCAGGCTTTGGCGGAATGCGGCATTCCTTTGTGCGGCGGCGAAGTTATGGCCTGCAACCCTAAATGGTGCCTTTCTCTGGAAGAATGGCAAAAAACTTTTGAAAGCTGGTTCTATTGTCCGAATCCTCAATCGTTGCTCCACGCTACGATTTTTTTCGACTTTCGCCCCTTGTTTGGTGCCGAGCACTTAGCGGTGAAGCTGCGCGACTGGTTGCGCGCCGCTGCCCCCCAAAATCCTCTGTTCTTGCGTCAGATGGCGGAAAATGCGCTGCGTAATCAACCGCCGCTCGGACTGGTGCGCGATTTTGTCACTGGCCAGGGTCACACGCTGGATCTCAAGGTCAACGGCATTACCCCCTTCGTTGATTCAACGCGCATCTATAGCCTCGCCAAGGGCGGCGCGCAAACCAACACCACGCAACGACTCCGCGAATTAATCGAGATGCGGCATATTACCAAGCAGGACGCCGACGCCTGGATTGAATCTTTTTTATTCATTCAGCTCCTGCGCCTGCGCCTGCATCATGAGCAATACGAACAGGGCTTTGCCCTTACCAACAAAGTGGACCCAGATACCCTCAACAATCTCGACCGTCGTATCCTCAAAGAAACTTTTCGTCAGGCACGCAAGTTACAAACCAAATTGAGACTGGATTATCAACTATCATAA
- the pyrD gene encoding dihydroorotate dehydrogenase, type 2 produces the protein MYPLIRSLLFLLDPEIAHNATLMSLPWLHRLGLLALLAPPRVECPRTVMGLRFPNPVGLAAGLDKDGTCIDALGALGFGFIEVGTVTPRAQMGNSHPRMFRLPAASALINRMGFNNLGVESLVAHLRRARFDGVVGVNIGKNRDTSLEQAVDDYLFCLRAVYPDADYVAVNLSSPNTPQLRRLQLGDTLSRLLATLKAEQGRLTTQHGRIVPIAVKIAPDLSPDEVDDLARILLAEGMDGVIATNTTVAREAVAHLPHGKEEGGLSGAPLTTQATAVVERLHAMLSNRIPIIGSGGILTVEDAVARQAAGASLVQLYTGFIYHGPALVADVARALKG, from the coding sequence ATGTATCCCTTGATTCGTTCTTTGTTATTTCTCCTTGATCCCGAAATCGCGCACAACGCCACCCTAATGAGCCTGCCTTGGCTGCATCGATTGGGGCTGTTAGCGCTTCTTGCGCCGCCTCGGGTGGAATGCCCGCGAACAGTCATGGGATTACGCTTTCCCAATCCTGTAGGTCTCGCCGCTGGCCTGGATAAAGATGGAACGTGTATCGACGCACTTGGAGCGTTAGGCTTTGGATTTATCGAGGTGGGAACTGTTACTCCTCGTGCCCAGATGGGTAATTCCCACCCGCGAATGTTTCGTCTCCCGGCTGCGTCGGCGTTAATTAATCGCATGGGTTTCAATAATTTAGGTGTTGAATCGTTGGTGGCGCACTTACGGCGGGCGCGTTTTGATGGGGTTGTCGGCGTCAACATCGGCAAAAATCGTGATACCTCCCTCGAACAAGCCGTGGACGACTATTTATTCTGTCTCCGTGCAGTGTATCCCGATGCGGATTATGTCGCGGTCAATCTTTCTTCTCCCAACACGCCACAGTTGCGTCGTCTACAACTCGGCGACACGCTCTCCCGCCTGCTGGCCACCCTGAAGGCGGAACAGGGACGATTAACGACTCAACATGGCCGCATTGTACCTATCGCCGTTAAGATTGCCCCTGATCTGTCTCCTGATGAAGTAGATGATCTTGCGCGCATTCTGCTGGCAGAAGGGATGGATGGGGTCATCGCTACGAATACCACCGTGGCGCGCGAGGCAGTAGCTCATTTGCCTCATGGAAAAGAGGAAGGTGGGCTGTCCGGGGCACCCTTGACCACACAGGCCACTGCCGTGGTAGAGAGGCTCCATGCCATGCTTTCGAATCGCATCCCCATCATTGGATCGGGCGGCATTCTCACCGTGGAAGACGCCGTAGCCAGGCAGGCTGCGGGTGCGTCGCTGGTACAGCTCTATACGGGATTTATCTATCATGGTCCGGCATTGGTAGCGGACGTAGCCCGCGCCTTGAAGGGCTAA
- a CDS encoding asparagine synthase (glutamine-hydrolysing), translating into MCGIVGFFNLTLPPGEQERALHAALDAVRVRGPDDSGIWINANVYFGHQRLAIIDKEGARQPWRDQETGCVLNYNGEIYNFSILREQLVSRGHAFRSRSDTEVLMRAYLEWGQACVHYLRGMYAFALYDPRQDALWLVRDRVGVKPLFYAEYSGGWVFASSVAALLRLPNFEKRACLPAISHYLTTSRIGFGHLTLVEGIYSLQPGEWMWINHDRHNLQRYWEYPILSPEDKQRPFWNDALAQVQDLLQQSVHEQCVSEAGIGGFLSGGLDSCILTSLIEPNIRPNYRLANVGYAQAGFNEWEYVDIASQFYGLPCEKKALVPDEYLPVAKQLIRFKGLPLATPNEVPIHHLATMVKPWASVALSGEGADEVFAGYSISYFSAYDYDRARRQPPSATEIPTEIDQALRRYYGRDYFFSPLDHFFLLHSWIPFAAKIKIFHADIWNALHDDQVLLDYYSTLFTHLAACSTFDQYLHVHARVNLESLLFRIDSATMAASLEARVPFTDHRLIEYVFSLPDDYKIDWINSDAARQGSGMNAIESDQARLLESKRLLRAAYHSVVPDAIQHRPKMSFPVPSLSWFSTLWREQARQIITDSPWCGILFDREQILNCLATPELNSSMLALWPIFNLCLWQREWQIII; encoded by the coding sequence ATGTGTGGTATCGTCGGTTTTTTCAATCTTACTTTACCTCCAGGTGAACAAGAACGCGCCTTGCACGCGGCTCTTGATGCCGTAAGAGTTCGCGGCCCGGATGATAGCGGTATTTGGATAAATGCCAATGTTTATTTTGGTCATCAACGGCTGGCGATTATTGATAAGGAAGGCGCGCGGCAACCGTGGCGCGATCAAGAAACAGGCTGTGTTCTGAATTATAACGGCGAGATCTATAATTTTTCCATTTTGCGCGAACAATTGGTCAGCCGTGGCCATGCGTTTCGTAGTCGTTCAGATACAGAAGTCCTGATGCGCGCCTATTTGGAATGGGGACAAGCCTGTGTGCATTATTTACGCGGTATGTATGCGTTTGCATTGTACGATCCCCGCCAAGACGCATTGTGGTTAGTTCGTGATCGGGTTGGAGTCAAGCCATTATTTTACGCGGAATATTCAGGGGGCTGGGTATTCGCTTCGTCGGTTGCCGCACTATTGCGCTTGCCAAATTTTGAAAAACGCGCCTGCCTGCCCGCAATTTCTCATTACTTGACGACCTCCCGGATTGGTTTTGGCCATCTAACCTTGGTAGAAGGTATTTATTCCTTGCAACCGGGGGAATGGATGTGGATCAACCATGATCGCCATAATTTACAGCGCTATTGGGAATATCCTATTCTTTCGCCCGAGGATAAACAGCGCCCTTTCTGGAATGATGCGCTTGCCCAAGTCCAAGATTTATTGCAGCAATCCGTGCATGAACAATGTGTGAGTGAAGCCGGCATCGGGGGATTTCTTAGCGGCGGCCTGGATTCTTGCATTTTAACCAGTTTGATTGAACCGAATATCCGCCCAAACTATCGCCTCGCCAATGTAGGTTATGCTCAGGCAGGCTTCAATGAATGGGAATATGTGGACATCGCAAGTCAGTTTTATGGATTGCCTTGTGAAAAAAAGGCACTGGTGCCGGATGAATATTTGCCTGTTGCCAAGCAATTGATTCGTTTTAAGGGCTTACCTCTCGCCACGCCCAATGAAGTACCCATTCATCATTTGGCAACCATGGTCAAACCCTGGGCCAGCGTTGCATTGAGTGGCGAAGGTGCCGATGAAGTATTCGCGGGCTATTCAATTTCGTATTTTTCTGCTTACGATTATGATCGCGCTCGCCGCCAACCTCCTTCCGCCACGGAAATTCCCACCGAGATTGATCAAGCCCTCCGTCGTTATTACGGACGGGATTATTTTTTTAGTCCGCTCGATCATTTTTTTCTCTTACATTCTTGGATTCCCTTTGCCGCGAAAATAAAAATTTTTCATGCTGATATTTGGAACGCACTCCACGACGACCAAGTATTGTTAGATTATTATTCTACGTTATTCACGCATTTGGCTGCGTGTTCAACTTTTGATCAATATCTGCATGTTCATGCGCGTGTCAATCTGGAATCTTTACTCTTTCGGATTGATTCCGCTACCATGGCAGCTTCCCTAGAAGCGCGGGTACCTTTTACCGATCATCGTCTAATCGAATACGTTTTCAGTTTACCCGATGATTATAAAATAGACTGGATTAATTCTGACGCTGCCCGTCAAGGCAGTGGGATGAATGCCATCGAATCCGATCAAGCGCGTTTGCTGGAAAGCAAACGCTTATTGAGAGCCGCCTATCATTCCGTTGTTCCCGATGCGATTCAACATCGTCCTAAAATGAGTTTTCCCGTGCCGAGTCTAAGCTGGTTTTCAACTTTATGGCGCGAGCAGGCTCGACAGATTATTACTGATTCCCCTTGGTGCGGTATTTTGTTTGACCGGGAACAGATATTGAATTGCCTAGCTACTCCTGAATTAAACTCATCTATGCTTGCATTGTGGCCAATTTTTAATTTATGCCTTTGGCAGCGGGAATGGCAAATTATAATATAA
- a CDS encoding flagellar protein FlaG, translating to MNTITQTSSLSTINFNKPYPPFSSSSEDTTKTAKSPTVTDEKNQIKTVTTNNEAEKDLVKTVTTNNEAEKDLVKTITNNNETERNLVKTITANSKTENSKNSQNQGTNIEGKDQEKKVADAVKGINEFLKLSRRNLEFDWSDQDERIIVTVKDADTGKIIRTIPPEEVIKLKDQLDEFMGHVNGLLFTGKA from the coding sequence ATGAATACCATTACTCAAACATCCAGTTTATCCACGATAAATTTTAACAAACCGTATCCTCCTTTTTCCTCATCGAGCGAAGATACGACGAAAACGGCAAAATCTCCAACAGTAACAGACGAAAAAAATCAAATAAAAACCGTTACTACTAATAACGAGGCTGAAAAAGATCTAGTCAAAACCGTTACTACTAATAACGAGGCTGAAAAAGATCTAGTCAAAACCATTACCAACAACAACGAGACTGAAAGAAATTTAGTCAAAACCATTACTGCCAACAGCAAGACTGAAAATTCAAAAAATTCCCAAAATCAAGGTACAAATATAGAAGGCAAGGATCAAGAAAAAAAAGTAGCTGACGCCGTAAAAGGAATCAATGAATTCCTTAAGCTATCGCGGCGCAATTTGGAATTTGATTGGAGTGATCAGGATGAACGTATAATCGTCACGGTAAAAGATGCGGATACAGGTAAAATCATCCGTACAATTCCCCCGGAAGAAGTCATAAAACTGAAAGATCAGCTCGATGAATTCATGGGACATGTCAACGGCTTGCTATTTACCGGAAAAGCCTAA
- a CDS encoding flagellin: MSSVINTNMASLYSQRNLGKSQNVLETSLQRLSSGLRINNAKDDAAGQSIAERMTSQVRGLDQAVRNANDGVSLAQTAEGGLNDVATSLQRLRELAVQSANASNTDLDRDAIQEEGDQLIAEIDRIGVQTDFNGIKLLDGSFKEQKFQVGANANQTIAVTMKSVRTADLGVVKEASVSSRQATLASTAAGVVSAYTMDKGDLIINGVQISSALGTDDHASSRAKDLSSISKAAAVNRVSDQTGVRAFVNENKALGADMTPAGAVFTGNASSTITLNGVTINLSGTGGGTAAAARQSVISVLNSYSGRTGVIAEDGGDEGGVTLKATDGRNIVVSFQSGTATSAGTGLRSGLHLGSFSLTSDKEIVLDEAEGKRIKDVGLFQGSYATQKAIVNTKVDLSTSFNAGDFKINGSVIGGTLSSYDTASSAGNTRSAISKSKAINELSSQTGVKAVVNKNIVDGAAMLSASLVGTISINGVQTASISTTNLSALQARAAVTDAINKISDRTGVTAIDTGTATYGVKLVAVDGRNIKASAATLTAAATGVNINATTHYGSFKLESGSAFTIEAGFNGDTGLDRLRVGTGTYGQGRSGETLDRLDLTSATGATKALKSLDNAISTINTQRGTLGALQNRFSSTISSLQTQSENVISARSRIQDADFAKESASMTRGQILQQAGVAMLSQANQLPQQVLQLLGG, from the coding sequence ATGTCAAGCGTAATCAACACAAATATGGCGTCACTTTATTCCCAGCGCAATCTAGGGAAATCACAAAACGTATTGGAGACTTCCCTACAACGTCTGTCGTCCGGCTTGCGGATTAATAATGCCAAAGACGACGCCGCTGGTCAGTCGATTGCGGAGCGCATGACCTCTCAGGTACGTGGTTTAGATCAGGCCGTGCGTAATGCGAATGATGGTGTATCTCTGGCGCAGACAGCGGAAGGTGGTCTTAACGATGTGGCGACCTCTTTGCAGCGGTTGCGTGAACTGGCCGTGCAGTCCGCCAATGCCTCCAATACCGATTTGGATCGCGATGCCATTCAGGAAGAAGGTGATCAACTAATCGCGGAAATTGATCGTATTGGTGTTCAAACAGATTTTAACGGCATCAAATTATTGGATGGCTCATTCAAGGAGCAAAAGTTCCAGGTCGGTGCCAATGCGAATCAGACCATTGCTGTCACAATGAAAAGTGTCAGGACAGCCGATTTAGGAGTCGTAAAGGAAGCATCGGTGTCTTCGCGTCAGGCAACACTGGCAAGTACAGCAGCGGGTGTTGTTAGTGCATATACCATGGATAAAGGTGATCTGATTATTAATGGTGTACAGATAAGCTCGGCACTGGGGACGGATGATCATGCCTCATCAAGAGCAAAAGATTTGAGTTCCATTTCCAAGGCTGCGGCAGTTAACCGAGTTTCCGATCAAACCGGAGTTAGAGCCTTCGTCAATGAAAATAAAGCATTAGGTGCGGACATGACACCAGCTGGCGCGGTATTTACTGGTAACGCGTCGAGCACAATAACGTTAAACGGTGTAACTATTAATCTTAGTGGAACTGGCGGTGGAACAGCCGCAGCGGCACGCCAATCGGTAATCAGTGTTCTCAATAGCTACAGTGGACGGACAGGTGTTATCGCCGAGGATGGTGGTGATGAGGGAGGAGTAACATTAAAAGCAACCGACGGGCGTAACATTGTAGTTTCATTTCAGTCTGGTACTGCCACTTCAGCGGGAACAGGCTTGCGGTCAGGGTTACATCTAGGTAGTTTTTCCTTAACATCTGATAAAGAAATTGTATTAGATGAAGCAGAGGGGAAACGGATAAAGGATGTTGGTCTTTTTCAAGGATCTTATGCTACTCAAAAAGCGATAGTGAACACCAAGGTTGATTTAAGCACGAGTTTTAATGCAGGGGATTTCAAAATTAATGGCAGTGTTATCGGTGGAACACTCTCAAGCTATGATACTGCCTCTTCTGCGGGAAATACGAGGAGCGCTATCTCCAAGTCGAAAGCTATTAATGAGTTATCCTCGCAAACTGGTGTGAAGGCGGTAGTGAATAAAAATATTGTTGATGGTGCCGCCATGTTATCAGCTAGTTTAGTTGGAACAATATCAATTAATGGAGTGCAGACAGCATCTATTAGCACCACTAACTTATCGGCGCTTCAAGCACGCGCCGCCGTGACGGACGCGATCAATAAAATTTCTGATCGAACCGGGGTGACTGCAATAGATACCGGGACAGCGACTTATGGCGTTAAATTAGTAGCGGTGGATGGACGTAATATTAAAGCTTCCGCTGCCACCTTAACGGCGGCGGCTACGGGAGTAAATATTAACGCGACTACTCATTATGGTTCATTTAAATTGGAGTCAGGTTCAGCATTTACCATTGAAGCAGGTTTCAATGGTGACACTGGATTAGACCGACTCCGCGTCGGGACTGGGACTTACGGACAAGGCCGTAGTGGCGAGACGCTGGACAGGCTTGACTTGACGTCTGCAACAGGCGCAACGAAAGCTTTAAAATCGTTAGACAATGCCATTAGCACTATCAACACGCAACGCGGAACTCTGGGTGCCTTGCAGAATCGTTTCAGTTCCACCATTTCCAGCTTGCAAACTCAGAGCGAAAATGTAATTTCTGCGCGGAGCCGGATTCAGGATGCTGATTTTGCGAAGGAATCCGCGAGCATGACCCGTGGACAAATCTTACAGCAAGCGGGTGTTGCGATGCTATCACAAGCAAACCAGTTGCCACAGCAGGTTTTACAATTACTGGGTGGTTAA
- a CDS encoding Flagellar hook-associated protein 2 has protein sequence MAGITVSGIGSGLDVNSLVTQLVAAERQPTETRLNKKEAEIQAKLSALGTVKGAVSSFQSAVSGIRFSSAFTARSATSANTSLFTASATDAASLGSHSVEVKELAQAHKLTSNQFDSSTDPVGQGILTFQFGSFDGTNFTQNAAKPTQSITIDSTNNSLQGIRDAVNSANFGVAASIVDDGSKQRLVFASKDSGLANGMKITVSDSDGNHTDTNGLSQLAYDPTGTKNLSETQEAKDASLKVDGLNITRSSNTISGALDGVVLNLVGKSQTGVGTTLSIGQDSSKAVDSVKSFVDKYNGVMTAINNVASFDKETGKGGILLGDQTVRTVGNQMRGILTSTVSGVTGNYNSLASIGIKTQRDGTIELDSDKLQAALSADPIAIGKLFGVTGTPTDALVKFSGYSSASKVGTYAVDVTQLATQGFLAGAANSSLTINGNNDELSFKINNIQSGNIKLTQKVYASGSDLAAEMQSRINSDTSLKNAGMSVTVGYDVDHFKITSNNYGSASKVELTSADTMTNVNLGLTVGSGTNGVDVTGSIGGTSATGIGRILTGAGDASGIKVDITGGLTGSRGQISFSRGIGDQLYSLNNRFLSLTGTFASVTSELNKRSSAITSQRTQLDARMTAAETRYRNQFVRLDSMISKMKATGDYLTQQLSGLSGN, from the coding sequence ATGGCCGGTATTACGGTTTCCGGTATTGGTTCCGGCTTGGATGTGAATAGTTTGGTAACGCAGTTAGTCGCGGCAGAAAGGCAGCCAACGGAAACACGCCTGAATAAAAAAGAAGCGGAAATACAAGCCAAGCTGTCTGCTTTGGGTACAGTGAAAGGGGCGGTGTCCTCTTTTCAGAGCGCGGTCAGCGGTATTCGTTTTTCCAGTGCTTTTACTGCCCGTTCCGCCACTTCGGCCAATACAAGTCTATTTACTGCGAGCGCGACGGATGCTGCGAGCCTCGGTTCGCACAGTGTCGAAGTCAAAGAATTAGCGCAAGCGCATAAATTGACTTCAAATCAGTTTGATTCCAGCACCGATCCCGTGGGGCAGGGAATTTTGACTTTTCAATTCGGTTCCTTTGATGGCACCAATTTTACCCAGAATGCCGCCAAGCCCACTCAAAGCATCACAATCGACAGCACGAATAACAGCCTACAGGGTATTCGTGACGCAGTGAACAGCGCTAATTTTGGCGTCGCAGCGAGTATTGTTGATGATGGTAGCAAGCAACGCCTGGTATTTGCCTCGAAGGATAGTGGCCTCGCCAACGGAATGAAAATTACGGTTAGCGATAGTGACGGAAATCACACCGACACCAATGGTCTGTCACAATTGGCCTATGATCCAACAGGTACGAAAAATCTTTCGGAAACTCAGGAAGCCAAGGATGCCAGCCTCAAAGTGGATGGACTGAATATTACGCGATCAAGCAATACCATCAGCGGTGCTCTGGATGGCGTAGTGTTGAATCTGGTTGGCAAATCACAGACCGGAGTCGGAACTACATTAAGCATCGGACAGGATAGTTCCAAAGCGGTCGATTCCGTAAAGAGTTTTGTTGATAAATACAATGGAGTGATGACCGCAATCAATAATGTGGCCAGTTTTGATAAGGAAACAGGCAAGGGTGGAATTTTGCTTGGTGATCAAACCGTGCGCACGGTAGGTAATCAAATGCGCGGCATCCTGACCAGCACGGTTTCGGGTGTGACCGGCAATTATAATTCCCTGGCCAGTATTGGCATTAAAACCCAGCGTGATGGCACCATAGAACTGGATAGCGACAAGTTGCAGGCGGCACTCAGTGCCGATCCCATCGCTATTGGAAAATTGTTTGGGGTGACAGGTACTCCAACCGATGCCCTGGTTAAATTTTCCGGTTATTCCAGCGCGAGTAAAGTTGGGACGTATGCTGTTGATGTAACCCAACTTGCAACCCAGGGCTTTTTGGCGGGTGCTGCGAATTCTTCTTTGACCATCAATGGCAACAATGATGAATTATCATTTAAAATTAACAATATCCAATCAGGAAACATCAAGCTGACACAAAAGGTTTATGCCAGTGGCAGTGATTTGGCCGCTGAAATGCAGAGCCGCATTAATAGCGATACTTCATTAAAAAATGCGGGAATGTCGGTTACCGTTGGCTATGATGTTGATCATTTCAAGATTACCTCCAATAACTACGGGAGTGCCTCCAAGGTTGAATTAACCTCCGCAGATACCATGACCAACGTGAATTTGGGATTAACGGTGGGTAGTGGCACGAACGGCGTGGATGTAACGGGAAGCATTGGCGGTACCAGCGCAACGGGGATTGGTCGTATATTGACCGGCGCAGGTGACGCGTCAGGCATCAAAGTAGATATCACGGGCGGATTAACTGGCTCACGCGGCCAAATAAGTTTTTCTCGCGGCATTGGTGATCAACTGTATTCATTAAATAATCGTTTTCTTTCGTTGACAGGAACTTTTGCCTCGGTTACCAGTGAATTGAATAAACGATCCAGCGCCATTACCAGTCAGCGCACTCAACTGGATGCACGCATGACCGCTGCGGAAACCCGCTATCGTAATCAGTTTGTTCGTCTGGATTCCATGATCAGCAAAATGAAGGCCACCGGCGATTATCTAACTCAGCAATTATCGGGCCTCTCAGGCAATTAG